One genomic segment of Hordeum vulgare subsp. vulgare chromosome 2H, MorexV3_pseudomolecules_assembly, whole genome shotgun sequence includes these proteins:
- the LOC123430427 gene encoding DNA-binding protein MNB1B-like isoform X1 — protein sequence MTACKQTASTGTDVTMDEADSNSAAKRDGADERKPRTKCRKGKKVKDKLAVKSNGAEKPKTHDLSDVTRGLAAMSIAMENPLDEQLAKLALFTYQDVFWMDNFKGVYDKPSVDAIRKKAAENWEFFNDSDKAPYVAIARVNEILLAEAYEFKKVETKTWRFYLFLDDLLCKAKHPLQI from the exons ATGACGGCTTGCAAGCAGACCGCATCCACGGGCACCGATGTAACCATGGACGAGGCCGACAGCAA CTCGGCAGCGAAGAGAGATGGAGCGGATGAGCGGAAGCCCCGGACCAAGTGCAGGAAGGGGAAGAAGGTCAAGGACAA GTTGGCGGTGAAGAGCAATGGAGCGGAGAAGCCCAAGACCCACGACCTTTCCGATGTTACACGCGGGTTGGCGGCGATGAGCATTGCAATGGAAAATCCGTTGGATGAACAGCTCGCCAAGCTCGCCCTTTTCACCTACCA GGACGTCTTCTGGATGGACAACTTCAAAGGCGTCTATGACAAGCCGTCCGTAGATGCT ATTAGAAAGAAAGCTGCTGAAAACTGGGAATTCTTTAACGATTCG GACAAGGCCCCTTACGTAGCCATTGCACGTGTGAACGAAATACTCCTTGCTGAGGCTTATGAGTTCAAGAAGGTTGAGACAAAGACATGGCGGTTTTACCTATTTTTAGATGATTTACTGTGCAAAGCTAAGCATCCTTTGCAAATATAA
- the LOC123430427 gene encoding uncharacterized protein LOC123430427 isoform X3, giving the protein MTACKQTASTGTDVTMDEADSNSAAKRDGADERKPRTKCRKGKKVKDKLAVKSNGAEKPKTHDLSDVTRGLAAMSIAMENPLDEQLAKLALFTYQDVFWMDNFKGVYDKPSVDAIRKKAAENWEFFNDSTLKLTLGMTNKMTNLKM; this is encoded by the exons ATGACGGCTTGCAAGCAGACCGCATCCACGGGCACCGATGTAACCATGGACGAGGCCGACAGCAA CTCGGCAGCGAAGAGAGATGGAGCGGATGAGCGGAAGCCCCGGACCAAGTGCAGGAAGGGGAAGAAGGTCAAGGACAA GTTGGCGGTGAAGAGCAATGGAGCGGAGAAGCCCAAGACCCACGACCTTTCCGATGTTACACGCGGGTTGGCGGCGATGAGCATTGCAATGGAAAATCCGTTGGATGAACAGCTCGCCAAGCTCGCCCTTTTCACCTACCA GGACGTCTTCTGGATGGACAACTTCAAAGGCGTCTATGACAAGCCGTCCGTAGATGCT ATTAGAAAGAAAGCTGCTGAAAACTGGGAATTCTTTAACGATTCG ACACTGAAGTTGACGCTCGGGATGACGAACAAGATGACGAATCTGAAAATGTGA
- the LOC123430427 gene encoding DNA-binding protein MNB1B-like isoform X2, protein MTACKQTASTGTDVTMDEADSNSAAKRDGADERKPRTKCRKGKKVKDKLAVKSNGAEKPKTHDLSDVTRGLAAMSIAMENPLDEQLAKLALFTYQDVFWMDNFKGVYDKPSVDAIRKKAAENWEFFNDSDKAPYVAIARVNEILLAEAYEFKKTLKLTLGMTNKMTNLKM, encoded by the exons ATGACGGCTTGCAAGCAGACCGCATCCACGGGCACCGATGTAACCATGGACGAGGCCGACAGCAA CTCGGCAGCGAAGAGAGATGGAGCGGATGAGCGGAAGCCCCGGACCAAGTGCAGGAAGGGGAAGAAGGTCAAGGACAA GTTGGCGGTGAAGAGCAATGGAGCGGAGAAGCCCAAGACCCACGACCTTTCCGATGTTACACGCGGGTTGGCGGCGATGAGCATTGCAATGGAAAATCCGTTGGATGAACAGCTCGCCAAGCTCGCCCTTTTCACCTACCA GGACGTCTTCTGGATGGACAACTTCAAAGGCGTCTATGACAAGCCGTCCGTAGATGCT ATTAGAAAGAAAGCTGCTGAAAACTGGGAATTCTTTAACGATTCG GACAAGGCCCCTTACGTAGCCATTGCACGTGTGAACGAAATACTCCTTGCTGAGGCTTATGAGTTCAAGAAG ACACTGAAGTTGACGCTCGGGATGACGAACAAGATGACGAATCTGAAAATGTGA